In the Pocillopora verrucosa isolate sample1 chromosome 4, ASM3666991v2, whole genome shotgun sequence genome, ttttcttgGCCAAGTATTTGAAATTATGTTAATggtaaaattttaaacttgagTATCCAGTCACTGTGTTGTGACAAGTATCACACAACACACATTTCTCCCCAAGGACCCTTATTCTTTAAGAAATTTTGTAActatttctttgatttcatgAACATGAGCCCAGCAATTTTTTTGATTTCCCCATTTGACTTTATTCTAGATGTGACCAAAGCTAAATAATGACTGTTCTAAATTTTGCTGTTTAAATCATTAAGtacaataaattttgaaattacttAACTTAGTGGGAATGAGGGGGTCTGAGTTTTCAAGTCACCCAAGTTTCTGAGTTTTTCAGAGGTCTGAGTTTTGAAGAAAGTTCGAGCTCTGCATTTTTGTCACACCCAGTCTTAGTTCTGTGTACATACTTTTTGGGGGTTTTGATTACTTAAGGTAGTTTCATTATTATCATGccaaataaattaatgttttgtgGAGCAGTGTGATTGTCAAGCATTGAATGCATGGCTATTAGATAAATGTTAACAGATTAAAGGTTAGAATTTGGCTCAAAGTCTTATTTTGACTTCTGGTTATAGGattgagtggagtccaatttggtctgtaatcatacttgggattaacaaatcagattcTCCCTTTACAGTCTTCTAATTTGTTAAttatgagtatgattacagacagaattgggtGACATGAATTCCTGATACCAATGAATCAAAAGtatgaaaaaatttgagaaagaaactagacaacAATTACTAGTatacattttcatgaaaaaaagcaacagttaactcagaaaaatgcaagacaacagcATGCTCACATGATGCATCCTGTCCTCTAACACAGGCATGAAGTGTAAATGGTCCCTTTATCTGTCCTGTTGTACTGTCCAGTTACACtttccaattacaagcatgagGCATACACTaccctattagtgctcaaatcacacttgtgataaccaatcacattcaagaattttgttacagtttggATTAGTGCTCAAATGAAGTGATTAATCTTGCTTTTTATGCTCTTCTCATGAAGGATGATAAAGAACGCAAACGGCAAGAAGCAACAGAGCGTAAGATAGCCAACCAAGAAGCCCTGAAAGCTGAAGAAAGTGAATTGCCAAAGCCAAGTTCCAGTGTTCGTGCTAAAATGACAGTTGCAGAGATTCAGGCAGAACGTGAAAGAAAAGCTGTCGCAGCTGCCTCTGCAACAGCTAAAACTAAAAAAGCAGATGAGGATACTAGTGATATTCTTGAAGAAAACCCTAATCAGCAGATGGCAGCACTATTGGCAGCTGAAGGATCTGTAGAAGCACGCTCTGTAGAAGATGCCATAGCTGTACTAAATGTCAGCAAAACTACTCCCACTGACCGGCACCCAGAGAAGAGAATGAAAGCAGCATATAATGCATTTGAAGAGCGTGAACTACCAAAGCTTAAAACAGAAAATCCTAACATGCGGTTATCTCAAATAAAACAGTTACTCAAGAAGGAATGGATGAAATCACCAGAAAATCCCATGAACATGGCTTATGCTAAGAGGACATAGCAATTTATACTCTTTTTGAATTTATCAATCTTGATATCACAAAGTCTGTCTGTTTTGTCACTTCACTTTTTCAGTTGCCTAACTAACCCTGTAGTACAACCTTTCAGATTTTAGAATATAGCTGGATAGTTAACAGGAATCATCTTGGTTGAATAGAATATGGCACAACATCTTGTAAatggaattaaagaaaaacaaaacaaagtcatGTGGTCTAAAGCCAAAAACCAGAGTAATGTACTCTATGCCTCTGTGAACATTCTCCAGAGGTACCTCCATCAAAGTCTCCAGGGAAAACCCacttttcaaaaattggaataatTTGTTATGAAGAAGAAACTGACTGGAGAACTGTTCTCTCTTCCACCAATGACAAACAGCTTTGTCAAGAAATGAATAAAGTCAATGTCTGCTAATAAAGGTACAGGAGTCAATAAAGTCCTCATCAGACTTCTGAAAATTTGTGTCAACGAAATTGTTGAATCCTTAACCTATATAATGAATCGAGTTTTGAAACTGGTACTTTTCCAAACATCTGGAAGATTGCTCACGTCAGAACAATATTTAAACCAGGAGATAAATTAGAATTGAATCGGATAATACATAAATTCCAACTGAATTGAATTgttaataatacaataataataatacaaaaatttataaagCGCCCTTTCCGTGAACTCAAAGGCGCTTTACAATCATCGtaattctaaaaaataaaaataaaaaatgaattattaaagaaaatatataacaGTTATAGAAGTTAATTTCTAAAAAACAAGATACAATCGACTTGCTAAGATTAACTAAGGAAAATATAtacaataaaaaacatcaaGGTTCTGGATTGATCTTATGTCATCGGTTAGGGAGTTCCAGAGCCTGGGCGCAGAAACTTGAATAGAACTGTTACCGTAAAACTTGAGATTAGGCTTTGGTGTTACAAAGAGATCTTTTGAAGAAGATCGTAATCGCCTCGTCGGAGTATAGGGCTGAA is a window encoding:
- the LOC131798800 gene encoding coiled-coil domain-containing protein 124-like; its protein translation is MPKKFKGTNSKAEEARARKDAVRLAEKERKQREEEDKYWEDNDKHVMKKQQRKDDKERKRQEATERKIANQEALKAEESELPKPSSSVRAKMTVAEIQAERERKAVAAASATAKTKKADEDTSDILEENPNQQMAALLAAEGSVEARSVEDAIAVLNVSKTTPTDRHPEKRMKAAYNAFEERELPKLKTENPNMRLSQIKQLLKKEWMKSPENPMNMAYAKRT